From Toxorhynchites rutilus septentrionalis strain SRP chromosome 2, ASM2978413v1, whole genome shotgun sequence, a single genomic window includes:
- the LOC129769616 gene encoding myoneurin-like, translating into METILLKEAIIMANSNNMCRLCLSANGITEPICYDQRDQFLLQKIYECTTLQIAPLNGIPSSLCTICKARLDEFYQFRWQCIKNDEIIRRIADNFHKQHQQQSTEPIASHNPKQEVIDTLPPSGEMQTQPQPVGNSSEYTLQEDRRSNERQTPSGFQHSDHMTHGRPEQTNYSAGSEQHGHTQYNIGDNGPSSNIGTMGAEHSVGFPPDTKYPMPLTVAHQFDFADFRRKRGRPPKQKYDQYHHPAVKYDGSSIEDIKVHAAAVDGGSNSSASDNILTFGDNHGRANDYQQETTYGGWTPPTKIKLEQIDHQQVRYDEQLSSPEQHHPKREEYLKLPSTSTVQTILTPDGFVKRSRGRPPREGGCPNQDRTEYRFQCQYCDARFKAAINLKLHTNTHTGERPYKCQLCDKSFAHPSNLSVHTKLHSQERVKREGIPSEKKFQCPYCNTLFALAFQLKIHINTHTGQKPYICKNCGKGFAQPSNLHVHVKKHCHKKVDYERHRTTSASSQHNSLPPQPPPSDLPQYPHYQATQMHLHPPPTPSSPPAPLPHQQQSPPRQPIQSSGVTPPAHTSLGMPPPPPPVMLV; encoded by the exons ATGGAAACAATCCTCCTGAAGGAAGCAATAATCATGGC CAACAGCAATAATATGTGCCGCTTGTGCTTATCGGCCAATGGAATTACGGAACCGATTTGCTATGACCAGCGCGATCAGTTTCTGCTGCAGAAAATCTACGAATGCACTACACTACAG ATCGCCCCACTGAATGGTATTCCTTCCTCACTGTGCACAATTTGCAAAGCACGTCTCGATGAATTCTACCAGTTCCGTTGGCAGTGCATCAAAAATGACGAAATCATTCGTCGCATAGCGGACAATTTCCAcaagcagcatcagcagcaaaGCACCGaacccatcgctagtcacaatcCCAAACAGGAGGTGATCGATACATTGCCGCCGAGTGGGGAAATGCAAACACAACCACAACCCGTGGGCAACTCCTCCGAGTATACGCTTCAGGAGGACAGGAGATCCAACGAGCGACAAACACCGAGTGGTTTCCAGCATTCAGATCATATGACGCATGGGCGGCCAGAACAGACAAACTATAGCGCTGGCAGTGAGCAACATGGTCATACCCAATACAATATTGGCGACAATGGACCGTCTTCCAACATTGGAACCATGGGTGCAGAACACTCGGTAGGATTTCCACCGGACACAAAGTACCCGATGCCACTCACCGTTGCGCACCAGTTTGACTTTGCGGATTTTCGGAGGAAGCGTGGTCGCCCACCCAAGCAAAAATACGATCAATATCACCACCCTGCCGTGAAATACGACGGGAGTTCTATTGAAGATATCAAAGTGCATGCAGCTGCAGTTGATGGCGGTTCCAATTCCAGTGCATCAGATAACATACTAACCTTCGGTGATAATCACGGTCGAGCCAATGATTATCAGCAAGAAACGACCTACGGTGGATGGACTCCACCAACAAAAATCAAGCTGGAACAAATAGATCACCAACAGGTGCGCTACGATGAGCAATTGTCATCCCCGGAGCAACATCACCCCAAACGGGAGGAATATTTAAAACTTCCATCCACGAGTACGGTTCAAACCATACTGACGCCGGATGGGTTTGTGAAACGCAGTCGGGGTCGACCCCCAAGGGAAGGAGGCTGCCCGAATCAGGATCGAACCGAGTATCGTTTTCAGTGCCAATATTGTGACGCTAGATTCAAAGCCGCAATAAATCTCAAATTGCACACCAACACCCACACCGGGGAACGACCCTACAAGTGTCAACTGTGTGATAAGTCATTCGCCCATCCCAGCAATTTGAGCGTCCACACGAAACTACACTCCCAAGAACGAGTGAAGCGAGAGGGGATTCCGTCGGAGAAAAAGTTCCAATGCCCCTACTGTAATACACTTTTCGCGCTTGCTTTCCAGCTGAAAATACACATTAACACCCATACGGGCCAAAAACCGTACATCTGCAAAAACTGTGGCAAAGGATTCGCTCAGCCAAGTAATCTGCATGTGCACGTTAAAAAGCACTGCCATAAAAAAGTTGACTACGAAAGACACCGAACTACTAGTGCATCATCCCAACACAATTCGTTGCCTCCACAGCCGCCTCCATCCGATCTGCCGCAATATCCACATTACCAGGCGACTCAAATGCACTTACATCCACCGCCGACTCCTTCATCTCCTCCTGCTCCCCTTCCACACCAGCAACAGTCACCACCACGGCAGCCGATCCAGAGTTCCGGGGTAACTCCCCCAGCGCACACCTCCTTGGGTATgccgccaccaccaccacctGTAATGCTGGTGTAA